A DNA window from Aminipila luticellarii contains the following coding sequences:
- a CDS encoding polyphosphate polymerase domain-containing protein yields MAKEVFNRFEKKYFVTEEQMPRVLEEIEKHMTPDKNNINRKLYSISNIYFDTADDYLIRKSLSKPVYKEKIRLRAYGVPEKEDIVFLEIKKKVDGLVNKRRTKMALEDAFRFIENGGKIAVEDYMNPQVLKELSYMVGQYKLYPKVLIAYDRMAYFEKGNKDLRISFDTNIRSRRDNVRLEAGNYGTPLLQPGLWLMEIKTSKAMPLWLTNLLAREQIRKMSFSKYGTEFKNFINSREDRRVIYA; encoded by the coding sequence ATGGCTAAAGAAGTTTTTAACAGATTTGAAAAGAAATATTTTGTGACCGAAGAACAGATGCCAAGGGTACTGGAGGAAATTGAAAAGCACATGACTCCTGATAAAAATAATATAAATAGAAAGTTATATTCCATTTCTAATATTTATTTTGATACAGCAGATGATTATTTGATACGGAAATCCTTATCCAAGCCGGTATATAAAGAGAAGATCCGGCTCAGGGCGTATGGAGTACCGGAGAAAGAGGATATTGTTTTCTTAGAGATCAAGAAAAAGGTGGATGGACTTGTCAATAAGAGAAGAACCAAAATGGCACTTGAAGATGCGTTCCGGTTCATTGAAAACGGCGGGAAGATTGCGGTGGAAGACTATATGAATCCGCAAGTCTTAAAGGAATTATCTTATATGGTCGGGCAGTATAAGCTGTATCCAAAGGTGCTGATTGCGTATGACCGCATGGCTTATTTTGAGAAAGGAAACAAGGATTTAAGAATATCCTTTGACACCAATATCCGGTCAAGGCGGGATAATGTGAGGCTGGAAGCAGGAAATTACGGAACACCGCTGCTTCAGCCGGGACTGTGGCTGATGGAGATAAAGACCTCAAAAGCGATGCCCCTCTGGTTGACCAATCTGCTTGCCAGGGAGCAGATCAGAAAAATGAGTTTTTCAAAATACGGTACAGAATTTAAAAATTTTATAAACAGCAGAGAAGATAGGAGGGTTATTTATGCTTGA
- a CDS encoding nicotinate phosphoribosyltransferase, with protein MTKSLNLTMLTDFYEITMANGYFETDMANDIAYFDMFFRKIPDGGGFAIMAGLEQVIDYLNDLSFSDKDIDYLRSKKMFSEEFLEYLKAFKFTCDVWAVPEGTPIFPGEPLVTVRGPLMQAQFVETMILLLINHQSLIATKASRIVRAAKGRGVMEFGTRRAHGASAAVLGSRAAYIGGCMGTACAISERDYGILALGTMAHSWVQMFDDEYQAFKKYAEIYPNNCVLLVDTYNVLKSGVPNAIRVFKEMKPEKMGIRIDSGDVTYLTKRARAMLDEAGLQECSIVVSNSLDEFIIRDVILEGACIDSFGVGERLITSRSEPVFGGVYKLSALEKDGEMIPKIKISENVEKITNPGFKTVYRLFDKDTNKVIADVITLDGEVIPEDEPYEIFDPQAVWKRKTIYNFYAKNLRVPIFKAGKCVYNSPSIDEIKEYCQQQIGTLWDELLRFENPQIYYVDLSPKLWQTKHKLIEEHQNF; from the coding sequence ATGACAAAGAGTCTTAATTTGACCATGTTGACTGATTTCTATGAAATCACTATGGCCAACGGCTATTTTGAAACCGATATGGCAAATGACATTGCATACTTTGACATGTTTTTCAGAAAGATACCGGATGGCGGGGGCTTTGCGATTATGGCAGGCTTGGAGCAGGTCATCGACTATCTGAACGATTTGTCTTTCTCGGATAAAGATATCGATTATTTGAGAAGTAAAAAGATGTTCAGTGAAGAATTTTTGGAATACCTGAAAGCATTTAAGTTTACCTGTGATGTCTGGGCTGTCCCGGAAGGAACCCCTATCTTTCCGGGTGAGCCGCTGGTGACTGTACGAGGTCCGCTTATGCAGGCTCAGTTTGTGGAAACGATGATCTTGCTTCTGATAAATCATCAGAGCTTAATAGCGACGAAAGCCAGCCGGATCGTGCGGGCTGCCAAGGGACGGGGCGTCATGGAGTTTGGAACCAGAAGGGCACACGGGGCTTCTGCGGCAGTTCTGGGCTCCAGAGCAGCCTATATCGGAGGCTGCATGGGAACGGCCTGTGCTATTTCTGAAAGAGATTACGGAATTTTGGCTCTTGGAACCATGGCCCACAGCTGGGTGCAAATGTTTGACGACGAATATCAGGCCTTTAAAAAGTATGCGGAGATTTATCCCAATAATTGCGTGCTTCTGGTGGACACATACAATGTGCTCAAATCCGGTGTGCCAAATGCCATTCGGGTCTTCAAGGAAATGAAACCTGAAAAGATGGGAATTCGTATAGACAGCGGAGATGTGACGTACCTGACCAAGCGGGCAAGAGCCATGCTGGACGAAGCGGGCTTGCAGGAATGCAGTATCGTCGTATCCAATTCTCTGGATGAATTCATCATACGGGATGTGATACTGGAAGGTGCCTGCATTGACTCCTTCGGCGTGGGCGAACGGCTGATTACCTCCAGATCCGAACCGGTATTTGGGGGAGTATACAAGCTTTCGGCTCTGGAAAAAGACGGAGAAATGATCCCTAAAATTAAAATCAGCGAAAATGTGGAGAAGATTACCAATCCCGGGTTCAAGACGGTGTACAGATTGTTTGATAAGGATACCAACAAGGTGATTGCGGATGTCATTACGCTGGATGGGGAGGTCATTCCGGAGGACGAGCCTTACGAAATTTTTGATCCGCAGGCTGTATGGAAACGAAAGACTATTTATAATTTTTATGCCAAGAATTTGAGAGTTCCCATCTTTAAAGCGGGTAAGTGCGTTTATAACAGTCCGTCCATTGATGAGATCAAGGAATATTGCCAGCAACAAATTGGAACCTTGTGGGATGAATTGCTCCGATTTGAAAACCCCCAGATATATTACGTAGATTTATCTCCGAAATTATGGCAGACAAAGCATAAGCTGATTGAGGAGCATCAGAATTTTTAA
- the uvrA gene encoding excinuclease ABC subunit UvrA — MANEIIIKGASEHNLKNIDITIPRDQMVVLTGLSGSGKSSLAFDTIYAEGQRRYVESLSSYARQFLGQMEKPDVEYIEGLSPAISIDQKTTSKNPRSTVGTVTEIHDYLRLMYARIGIPHCPVCGREIKSQSVDQIVDSLMLLDDGTRITILAPVIRERKGEHEKIIERIRKEGFSRARIDGELVNITEEEVKLEKTFKHTIEIVVDRIIIKEGAESRLAEAVELSISHGNGLVVTQIQNKETGEVHDKIFSTKLACPEHGVSIEELEPRMFSFNSPFGACPECNGLGFNQRIDPDLIIENQDLSIAGGCLGNIFASMEITGFYRQMIEALAEEHGVDLDTPYNKLPAKFKKELLYGTGNRHLKYYYKSRNNQSESYRDHPFEGVINNLERRYQETNSEFIKDKMQQYMRITPCEACHGKRLKPEVLAVTVGGKNIAEISDMPIREAVAFMEGLQLSGKEEKIAHQILKEIKSRLGFLIDVGLDYLTLSRASGTLSGGESQRIRLATQIGSSLVGVLYILDEPSIGLHQKDNEKLLKTLRHLTDIGNTLLIVEHDEDTMYAADHIVDIGPGAGIHGGEVVAQGTVEDIKKCKRSLTGQYLSGTKVIKVPEERRPGNGQSVKIIGARENNLKNVDVEIPLGKLVCVTGVSGSGKSSLVNEILYKGLAQKINRSKERPGAYDKILGLENIDKIIDINQSPIGRTPRSNPATYTGVFTPIRDLFAQLPESKVRGYEKGRFSFNVKGGRCEACSGDGIIKIEMHFLPDVYVPCEVCKGKRYNRETLEVKYKGKSIYDVLDMNVSEAAEFFKNIPTIARQMETLEEVGLGYIKLGQPSTQLSGGEAQRIKLASELSKRSTGKTMYILDEPTTGLHFADVDKLIQVLEKLVDAGNTVVVIEHNLEVIKMADHIIDLGPDGGNRGGTIIGTGTPEQIAENPNSYTGEFLKKLL; from the coding sequence ATGGCAAACGAAATTATTATAAAAGGTGCCAGTGAGCACAATTTAAAAAATATAGATATTACGATACCAAGAGATCAAATGGTGGTTCTTACAGGGCTCTCCGGTTCGGGAAAATCCTCCCTGGCCTTTGATACCATCTATGCGGAAGGGCAGAGACGATATGTGGAAAGCCTGTCCTCCTATGCCAGACAGTTTCTGGGTCAGATGGAAAAGCCGGATGTGGAGTATATCGAAGGACTCTCCCCCGCTATTTCTATCGACCAGAAGACCACCAGCAAGAATCCCCGTTCCACAGTAGGCACTGTCACAGAAATTCATGATTATCTGCGTCTGATGTATGCGAGGATAGGGATTCCTCATTGCCCGGTATGCGGGCGGGAAATCAAAAGCCAATCCGTAGACCAGATTGTGGACAGCCTAATGTTGTTAGACGATGGGACGAGAATTACAATCCTTGCGCCTGTTATCAGAGAGCGTAAGGGCGAGCATGAAAAGATCATAGAACGAATTCGGAAAGAAGGCTTCTCCCGAGCCAGAATCGACGGCGAACTGGTAAACATTACAGAAGAAGAAGTAAAACTGGAGAAAACCTTTAAACATACTATAGAAATCGTCGTAGACAGGATTATTATAAAGGAAGGTGCGGAAAGCAGGCTGGCCGAAGCTGTGGAACTTTCCATTTCTCACGGCAACGGTTTAGTTGTAACCCAGATTCAGAATAAGGAAACCGGAGAGGTGCACGACAAGATCTTTTCTACCAAGCTGGCTTGTCCCGAACACGGCGTCAGCATAGAAGAACTGGAACCGAGAATGTTTTCCTTTAACAGCCCCTTTGGTGCGTGTCCCGAATGTAACGGACTGGGATTCAATCAGAGGATCGATCCGGATCTGATCATTGAAAATCAGGACTTAAGTATTGCGGGCGGCTGCCTTGGCAATATTTTTGCGTCCATGGAAATAACCGGATTTTACAGGCAGATGATCGAAGCCCTGGCCGAAGAGCATGGTGTTGACTTGGATACGCCGTACAACAAGCTTCCGGCCAAGTTCAAGAAAGAACTTCTCTATGGTACAGGGAACAGGCATCTGAAATATTATTATAAGAGCAGAAACAATCAGTCGGAGTCTTACCGGGATCACCCCTTTGAAGGGGTCATTAACAACCTGGAACGCCGTTATCAGGAAACAAATTCGGAATTTATAAAGGACAAGATGCAGCAATATATGCGCATCACGCCTTGCGAGGCCTGTCACGGAAAGAGATTAAAGCCGGAAGTGCTGGCTGTTACTGTGGGAGGAAAAAATATTGCAGAGATTTCAGATATGCCTATCCGGGAAGCGGTAGCCTTTATGGAGGGCTTACAGCTCAGCGGGAAGGAAGAGAAGATTGCTCATCAGATCTTGAAGGAAATTAAATCAAGACTGGGCTTCCTGATCGATGTGGGCTTAGACTATCTCACTTTGTCCAGAGCCTCCGGAACTTTATCGGGAGGGGAATCTCAGCGAATCCGCCTTGCCACGCAAATCGGCTCCAGCCTGGTGGGGGTGCTGTATATCTTGGATGAGCCGAGCATCGGCCTTCACCAGAAAGATAATGAAAAGCTGCTAAAGACCCTGAGACATCTGACGGATATAGGAAACACGCTGCTGATAGTAGAACATGACGAGGATACCATGTATGCGGCGGATCATATCGTGGATATCGGACCGGGTGCCGGTATTCATGGAGGAGAAGTGGTTGCACAGGGGACGGTAGAGGACATCAAGAAGTGCAAACGATCCTTAACGGGACAATATTTGTCGGGAACGAAGGTTATAAAAGTGCCGGAAGAAAGGCGGCCGGGCAACGGGCAGTCCGTGAAAATAATCGGGGCAAGGGAAAATAACCTGAAAAATGTGGACGTAGAGATTCCGCTGGGCAAGCTGGTATGTGTGACCGGTGTGTCCGGATCGGGCAAAAGCAGTCTGGTCAACGAAATTTTATACAAAGGGCTGGCACAGAAAATCAACCGATCCAAAGAACGACCCGGAGCGTATGATAAGATCCTGGGACTGGAGAATATTGACAAGATCATCGACATCAATCAGTCTCCTATCGGAAGAACACCGAGATCTAATCCGGCAACGTATACGGGCGTGTTTACTCCTATTCGAGATTTATTTGCTCAGCTGCCGGAATCCAAGGTCAGAGGCTACGAGAAGGGAAGATTCAGCTTTAATGTGAAAGGCGGAAGGTGTGAAGCCTGCAGCGGAGACGGCATCATAAAGATTGAGATGCATTTTCTTCCGGATGTATATGTTCCTTGTGAGGTATGCAAGGGAAAGCGTTACAACCGAGAAACGCTGGAAGTGAAGTATAAGGGAAAAAGCATATACGATGTGCTGGATATGAATGTATCCGAAGCAGCTGAATTCTTTAAAAATATTCCGACGATCGCAAGACAGATGGAAACGCTTGAAGAGGTAGGCCTCGGTTATATCAAATTAGGGCAGCCTTCCACCCAGCTTTCGGGCGGAGAAGCTCAGAGAATAAAACTGGCGTCGGAGCTTTCCAAAAGAAGTACGGGAAAAACCATGTATATTCTCGACGAACCGACCACCGGACTGCATTTTGCCGACGTGGATAAGCTGATTCAGGTGCTGGAAAAATTAGTGGATGCGGGAAATACGGTGGTCGTCATTGAACACAACCTTGAAGTCATTAAAATGGCGGATCATATTATCGATCTGGGGCCTGACGGAGGAAACAGAGGCGGAACGATCATAGGAACCGGCACGCCGGAACAAATTGCGGAAAATCCCAATTCATACACAGGTGAATTCCTGAAAAAGCTGTTATAG
- the uvrB gene encoding excinuclease ABC subunit UvrB, which produces MGEFKIVSDFKLMGDQPQAVERLAEGISKGKKHQTLLGVTGSGKTFTIANLIERVQKPTLVISHNKTLAAQLHGEFKEFFPNNAVEYFVSYYDYYQPEAYVPSTDTYIEKDSDINDEIEKLRHSATAALAERKDVIIVASVSCIYGLGSPFDYENQMLSLRPGMEKSRQDILRKLVDIQYTRNDMSFTRGTFRARGDTIDIYPAGAESAVRVELFGDEIESIKEMNPVTGEILGIRNHVAIFPASHYVTSKENMDRALVTIEEELKDRVTWFKDRGKLLEAQRIEQRTHYDLEMLREVGSCKGIENYSRHINGLPAGNRPYTLIDYFPEDFLIVIDESHVMLPQLHAMYAGDRSRKSSLVEYGFRLPSALDNRPLKFEEFENMVNQIVYVSATPAKYELENSGGISAEQVIRPTGLLDPKIEIRKTEGQIDDLIGEINKVAEQGERVFITTLTKKMSESLTDYLKNVGIRVRYLHSEIDTLERMEIIRDLRLGVFDALVGINLLREGLDIPEVSLVVILDADKQGFLRTETSLIQTIGRAARNAQGRVIMYADGMSDAMKKAIEETERRRGIQQSYNEKHGITPTTVKKAVRDVIEATKVAEEEMEYYAGKSPLELTKKELTEYIKKLEKEMKQAAADLQFERAAQLRDQIFEYKLKL; this is translated from the coding sequence ATGGGTGAATTTAAAATAGTTTCGGATTTTAAGCTGATGGGCGATCAGCCCCAGGCGGTGGAACGCCTTGCAGAGGGCATTTCTAAAGGTAAAAAACATCAGACTCTGCTTGGGGTGACGGGATCGGGAAAAACGTTTACAATTGCAAATCTTATTGAACGGGTTCAGAAACCTACACTGGTGATCTCCCACAATAAAACACTGGCAGCTCAGCTGCACGGTGAGTTCAAAGAGTTTTTTCCGAACAATGCGGTAGAATACTTTGTCAGCTACTATGATTATTATCAACCGGAGGCCTATGTGCCTTCTACGGATACGTACATTGAAAAGGATTCGGATATTAATGATGAAATAGAGAAACTGCGTCACTCTGCCACGGCGGCTCTCGCCGAGCGGAAGGACGTTATTATTGTTGCCAGCGTTTCCTGTATATATGGCTTGGGAAGTCCGTTTGATTATGAAAATCAAATGCTGTCCCTGAGACCGGGGATGGAAAAGAGCAGGCAGGATATATTAAGGAAGCTGGTGGATATTCAATATACCAGAAATGATATGAGCTTTACAAGGGGAACCTTCCGGGCAAGAGGAGACACGATAGACATCTATCCCGCCGGAGCGGAAAGTGCTGTTCGGGTAGAGCTTTTTGGCGATGAAATAGAGAGCATCAAGGAAATGAATCCGGTAACGGGAGAAATCCTGGGAATAAGAAACCATGTGGCCATATTTCCGGCGTCCCACTATGTTACCTCAAAGGAAAATATGGATCGGGCGCTGGTTACCATTGAAGAGGAATTAAAGGATCGGGTGACCTGGTTCAAGGATCGGGGAAAGCTTTTGGAAGCTCAGAGAATAGAGCAAAGGACCCACTACGATCTGGAAATGCTTAGAGAAGTGGGAAGCTGTAAGGGAATAGAGAACTATTCGAGACATATAAACGGACTGCCGGCGGGGAATCGGCCGTATACTTTAATCGACTATTTTCCGGAGGACTTCCTGATTGTAATAGATGAATCCCATGTTATGCTGCCCCAGCTTCACGCGATGTATGCCGGAGACCGTTCAAGAAAATCCTCCCTGGTGGAGTACGGGTTCAGGCTGCCTTCCGCTTTGGACAACAGGCCTCTTAAATTTGAAGAATTCGAGAACATGGTGAACCAGATCGTATACGTCAGTGCGACCCCGGCAAAATACGAGCTGGAGAACAGCGGAGGAATTTCGGCGGAACAGGTGATTCGTCCGACGGGTCTGTTGGATCCTAAAATCGAAATCCGAAAGACAGAAGGACAAATCGATGATCTGATAGGCGAAATTAATAAGGTGGCGGAGCAGGGAGAACGGGTATTTATCACCACTTTAACGAAAAAAATGTCGGAAAGTCTGACCGATTACCTGAAAAATGTGGGAATCCGGGTACGGTATCTGCATTCGGAAATTGATACACTGGAACGAATGGAAATCATACGGGACTTGAGATTGGGTGTTTTTGATGCGCTCGTGGGGATCAATCTGCTCCGAGAGGGACTGGATATTCCGGAGGTTTCGCTGGTGGTCATTTTAGATGCGGACAAGCAGGGATTTTTGAGAACAGAGACTTCCTTGATTCAGACCATAGGCCGTGCGGCAAGAAACGCACAGGGCCGGGTCATCATGTACGCAGACGGAATGAGCGACGCTATGAAAAAGGCGATTGAGGAAACTGAGAGAAGACGAGGTATTCAGCAGTCCTATAATGAAAAGCATGGCATTACACCAACTACTGTGAAAAAAGCGGTACGGGATGTAATCGAAGCCACAAAAGTCGCAGAGGAAGAGATGGAATACTATGCGGGAAAGAGTCCGCTTGAATTGACCAAGAAAGAACTGACGGAATATATCAAGAAGCTTGAAAAAGAAATGAAGCAGGCTGCCGCCGATTTACAGTTTGAACGAGCGGCTCAGTTAAGAGACCAGATCTTTGAATATAAGTTGAAGCTTTAG
- a CDS encoding citrate/2-methylcitrate synthase, translating to MGDNYEAFTAENDRLIDKLSEEKAFYRSKAKILSKTDIIPDSLYIEKDVKRGLRNANGTGVIVGLTKVGDVIGYDFDEQGNKIAIDGKLYYRGYDVEDLFNNCVKENRFGFEEVTYLLLFGELPSKEELSEFTKLLGAKRELPKGFARDMILTAPSKSIMNKLARSVLAMYSYDDNPDDTSIENVLRQSISLIGHFPALIAYGFQAKRSSFDNESLHLHNPIPELSTAENILRMIRPTGEYTDIEAKLLDLSLILHAEHGGGNNSTFTTHLVSSSGTDTYSAISAAVGSLKGPRHGGANIAVINMMHDLVHHVKDITNEAQVEDYLVKVLKGDANDRSGLIYGLGHAIYTISDPRATLLKSMARKLAESKGLEDSFHLYEFIENRGASLYKEVKGIDKPMPANVDLYSGFVYRALNIPVDIATPLFATARLSGWCAHRLEEIITGRRLMRPAYNGVQPYLEYVPIAKR from the coding sequence ATGGGTGACAACTATGAGGCTTTTACTGCGGAAAACGATCGATTAATCGACAAGTTATCAGAGGAAAAGGCTTTTTACAGGAGTAAAGCAAAAATTTTAAGCAAGACCGATATAATCCCGGATTCTTTATACATTGAAAAGGATGTAAAAAGAGGACTCCGCAACGCCAATGGAACCGGAGTTATTGTGGGGCTCACTAAGGTGGGGGACGTAATCGGATATGATTTTGACGAACAGGGAAACAAGATTGCCATTGACGGGAAGCTGTATTACCGGGGCTACGATGTGGAAGATCTTTTTAATAACTGTGTAAAAGAGAACCGTTTTGGATTTGAGGAAGTAACATACCTCCTTCTATTCGGAGAACTTCCCAGCAAGGAGGAATTATCCGAATTTACCAAGCTGCTGGGAGCTAAACGAGAGCTTCCAAAGGGCTTCGCCAGAGACATGATTTTGACGGCACCTTCCAAAAGCATTATGAACAAGCTGGCCAGAAGTGTTTTAGCCATGTATTCCTATGATGACAACCCGGACGATACCTCCATAGAAAACGTACTGCGCCAATCCATATCCCTTATCGGACATTTTCCGGCACTGATCGCATATGGTTTTCAGGCAAAGCGTTCTTCCTTTGATAATGAAAGCCTGCATTTGCACAATCCAATTCCGGAGTTGAGTACGGCAGAAAACATTTTACGAATGATTCGCCCCACGGGCGAATACACCGATATTGAAGCAAAACTGCTGGATTTGTCTCTGATATTGCATGCAGAGCATGGAGGCGGTAATAATTCCACCTTCACGACTCACCTGGTCTCCTCTTCCGGTACGGATACATATTCGGCTATTTCCGCAGCTGTAGGCTCCTTAAAAGGTCCTCGGCACGGGGGAGCCAATATTGCTGTTATCAATATGATGCACGATTTGGTTCATCACGTGAAGGATATTACCAACGAGGCTCAGGTGGAGGATTATCTGGTAAAGGTTCTAAAAGGAGACGCCAATGACAGGAGCGGATTAATTTACGGACTGGGTCACGCGATTTACACCATTTCCGATCCAAGAGCCACTCTGCTGAAAAGCATGGCAAGAAAGCTGGCTGAAAGCAAAGGATTGGAGGATTCCTTTCACCTGTATGAATTTATAGAAAACCGCGGAGCCTCCCTGTATAAAGAGGTCAAGGGCATCGACAAGCCTATGCCGGCTAATGTGGACCTCTATTCCGGTTTTGTGTACAGAGCTTTAAACATTCCGGTAGACATCGCAACCCCTCTGTTTGCCACCGCCAGACTTTCCGGATGGTGCGCTCACAGGCTGGAGGAAATCATTACGGGCAGACGTCTGATGCGTCCGGCCTACAACGGAGTACAGCCTTATTTGGAATATGTTCCCATAGCGAAGAGATAA
- a CDS encoding prepilin peptidase, translated as MLFLFFASALYSLTIVYSFDCIPYSWLCDYDADLIIQPEKTPLSFSMYFFPVFLFTSFSLFLFFHETHTPLNTLTELLMILLLAHICLSDNLYRIIPDQHIILIFLLGILYSDSPNIWYKLEGLLSGALPFIFLLTIGVLLRNQEYIGFGDIKLLSALGFFMGGTDVFSVYILSSLLSGLFSVLLILGLTLKKERNLPLVLPLAPFISLSFIFYTGFFSLSS; from the coding sequence ATGTTGTTTCTTTTTTTTGCCAGCGCACTTTATTCCCTCACTATCGTTTACAGCTTCGATTGCATTCCGTATTCCTGGCTGTGCGATTATGATGCTGATCTTATAATCCAGCCGGAGAAAACGCCTTTATCCTTTTCTATGTATTTCTTCCCGGTATTTTTGTTTACCTCCTTCAGCCTGTTTCTGTTTTTCCATGAAACGCATACCCCGCTGAACACCTTAACAGAACTTCTTATGATATTGCTTCTGGCTCACATCTGTTTATCGGACAATCTTTATAGAATCATACCGGATCAGCATATTATCTTGATTTTCTTGCTGGGTATCCTATATTCGGACTCCCCAAACATATGGTATAAATTGGAGGGTCTCCTTTCCGGAGCACTGCCCTTTATATTCCTGCTCACGATCGGTGTCCTGCTGCGAAATCAGGAGTATATTGGCTTCGGAGACATCAAGCTCCTGTCTGCTCTAGGCTTTTTTATGGGTGGTACAGACGTTTTTTCTGTATATATCCTCAGCAGTCTTCTAAGCGGACTGTTTTCTGTTTTGCTGATTTTGGGGCTTACCTTAAAAAAGGAGAGAAATCTTCCGCTGGTTCTGCCCCTGGCTCCTTTTATCAGTTTGTCCTTTATTTTTTATACCGGTTTTTTCTCTCTATCCTCTTGA
- a CDS encoding TetR/AcrR family transcriptional regulator, protein MDSKRVQETKGKIRDAFLELYKQKRMEKISIKEITDKAGINRGTFYVYYTDIYDLKEKVEAEAIERIREHAIPVVRGLIRSQKIDMKLLPKEFFYEEQSILELFFGESAEINSVNKLKKIMQDTVTEMFGLKKDVVDWEKSSLKYALEYVSAAQLGVIGYWFRHKMELPMEELGKRLEEINLTGCITYMIKELKVQEDREKKPV, encoded by the coding sequence ATGGATTCTAAGAGAGTACAGGAAACGAAAGGAAAAATAAGAGATGCTTTTTTAGAGCTTTATAAACAAAAACGAATGGAAAAAATCAGTATAAAGGAGATCACCGATAAGGCTGGCATCAACAGGGGAACCTTTTACGTATATTACACGGATATATATGATCTGAAAGAAAAGGTTGAAGCGGAAGCCATTGAAAGAATAAGGGAACATGCTATCCCAGTTGTCAGAGGATTAATTCGCAGCCAGAAAATAGATATGAAACTGCTGCCTAAGGAATTTTTCTATGAAGAGCAATCGATACTGGAATTGTTTTTTGGTGAAAGTGCAGAAATAAACAGTGTAAATAAATTAAAAAAGATCATGCAGGATACGGTGACAGAAATGTTCGGACTGAAAAAAGATGTAGTCGATTGGGAAAAAAGCAGCCTGAAATATGCACTGGAATATGTATCAGCGGCACAGCTGGGAGTCATAGGGTACTGGTTTAGACATAAGATGGAGCTTCCTATGGAGGAATTGGGAAAGAGATTGGAAGAAATTAATTTGACCGGCTGCATAACGTATATGATTAAAGAGTTAAAAGTTCAAGAGGATAGAGAGAAAAAACCGGTATAA
- a CDS encoding HlyD family secretion protein, with protein MIKSKKKIIPVIIVLLIGMGLFYVYGKDSREYTGQVEGILVSHCSEVSGKIVKCPVELGSPVKKGDTVAVVDDTNQRYVVEQLALNLQKAKLAVNNSKVGKGGIADNNYSAAKANYDSAVAVETKTKEDYHKAKALYEQSAISQDALNSAKVAYETAAGAVEDASARMKNVSDRTAGNSAEIDVAVLESQLNQQTEILKKYTITAGCDGIVMSKNYEEGDVIGAGYNIADISSSKERYAVIYFPVDQLDRIKYNQKAAVNLGETSIEGKIKYIDVKAQYTPKEMQSAANRNQESIRVKILLPAECKVSIGQRVKVAL; from the coding sequence ATGATAAAATCCAAAAAGAAGATCATACCTGTTATAATAGTTTTATTGATTGGAATGGGTCTGTTTTATGTTTATGGAAAGGACAGCCGTGAATATACAGGCCAGGTGGAAGGGATCCTGGTATCGCATTGTTCGGAAGTATCGGGAAAAATCGTAAAGTGTCCCGTTGAGCTTGGAAGCCCGGTCAAAAAGGGAGATACGGTGGCGGTAGTAGATGATACAAATCAGAGATATGTAGTGGAACAGCTGGCATTAAATTTACAGAAGGCAAAATTAGCGGTCAATAACAGCAAGGTGGGAAAAGGCGGCATAGCAGATAATAATTACAGTGCAGCGAAAGCCAACTATGACAGTGCAGTGGCAGTCGAGACAAAAACAAAAGAAGATTACCATAAGGCGAAGGCTTTGTATGAACAGTCTGCTATTTCGCAGGATGCGCTGAACAGTGCAAAAGTAGCTTATGAAACAGCGGCAGGCGCAGTGGAAGATGCCAGTGCCAGAATGAAGAATGTATCCGACAGAACAGCAGGCAATTCCGCTGAAATTGATGTGGCTGTACTGGAGAGCCAGCTGAACCAGCAAACTGAAATATTAAAAAAATATACGATTACAGCGGGATGTGACGGCATAGTCATGAGTAAAAATTATGAAGAGGGAGATGTCATAGGCGCCGGATATAATATAGCGGATATTTCATCCTCCAAGGAGCGGTATGCTGTGATTTATTTCCCGGTGGATCAATTAGACCGGATTAAATACAATCAGAAGGCTGCGGTGAACCTGGGAGAGACTTCTATAGAAGGAAAAATAAAATATATAGACGTAAAGGCACAATATACGCCAAAAGAAATGCAAAGTGCGGCTAACCGCAACCAGGAAAGCATCAGAGTAAAAATCCTGCTTCCGGCAGAATGCAAAGTCAGCATTGGGCAGAGGGTAAAGGTGGCGTTATAG